One part of the Thermodesulfobacterium commune DSM 2178 genome encodes these proteins:
- a CDS encoding electron transfer flavoprotein subunit alpha/FixB family protein — MIEKKNLEELKKGSLLAFGEIFNGKLHPSAIEVLTPLKELGLKLDKKVVLVCLMDNLQSFQDLEVLKKSIADEVWMVCHQELVHFKDDLYAEVLIEIVKKTSPYGLFFPATSIGCALAPRIAGKLNLGLCAHVNHLEVEDGKIVMARPTYGENIIAKLISKTTPVMATLSIGAFSPSYGEREPKFFEVAMPEEFTWVSKIKVRNFKPSAKQPNRLSTAKVVVAGGRGLKSKENFKKLFELAQILKAEVGATRPVCYEGWVEEDRMIGVSGVTVRPKVYIGFGISGALQHTVGMENSEFIVAVNTDKEAPLVKMAHLALIGDASKVLDLLIKKLKK, encoded by the coding sequence ATGATTGAAAAAAAGAACTTAGAAGAACTTAAGAAAGGAAGTCTTTTAGCTTTTGGAGAAATTTTTAACGGGAAATTACACCCTTCGGCTATAGAAGTGCTTACTCCTTTAAAAGAATTAGGTCTAAAGTTAGATAAAAAGGTGGTACTTGTCTGTTTGATGGATAATCTTCAATCTTTTCAGGATTTAGAGGTGTTAAAAAAATCTATTGCTGATGAAGTTTGGATGGTTTGTCATCAAGAGTTGGTCCATTTTAAAGATGATTTATATGCTGAAGTTTTGATAGAAATTGTCAAAAAAACCTCTCCTTACGGGTTGTTTTTTCCGGCAACCTCAATTGGTTGTGCTTTGGCTCCAAGGATAGCCGGAAAACTAAATTTAGGGCTTTGTGCTCATGTTAATCATTTAGAGGTAGAAGACGGAAAGATAGTTATGGCAAGACCTACTTATGGAGAAAACATCATAGCTAAACTTATATCAAAAACTACACCTGTTATGGCAACCCTTTCTATCGGTGCCTTTTCTCCTTCTTACGGAGAAAGAGAACCGAAGTTTTTTGAAGTAGCAATGCCTGAGGAATTTACTTGGGTAAGTAAAATAAAGGTTAGAAATTTTAAACCCTCTGCCAAGCAACCTAACAGGCTTTCTACCGCTAAAGTGGTTGTGGCTGGAGGGAGAGGGCTTAAGTCTAAGGAAAACTTTAAGAAGCTTTTTGAGCTGGCTCAGATTTTAAAAGCTGAGGTTGGGGCTACACGTCCGGTCTGCTACGAAGGTTGGGTTGAAGAAGACCGGATGATTGGGGTAAGTGGAGTAACTGTTAGACCTAAAGTTTATATAGGGTTTGGGATCTCTGGAGCACTTCAACATACTGTAGGGATGGAAAACTCAGAGTTTATCGTGGCGGTAAACACCGATAAAGAAGCTCCACTGGTTAAAATGGCACATCTTGCGTTGATAGGAGATGCTTCTAAAGTGTTAGACTTATTGATAAAAAAACTTAAGAAATAA
- a CDS encoding Mut7-C RNAse domain-containing protein: protein MIKFFLEGSLKGLGKWLLFLGYPVIFCEGKISDQDILKHKDCIFLITSPETAIRLEKAGVKFLLLPRDNLKTQLKLCLNRLNLKPELKLNLCTLCGGQLIPVNKEDFKSLIPEKVYQRYEEFNYCPSCQKLYWEGDHVKRLQEKFQKLIS, encoded by the coding sequence ATGATAAAATTTTTTTTAGAAGGAAGCCTGAAAGGTTTAGGCAAATGGCTCCTGTTTTTAGGCTATCCTGTAATCTTTTGTGAAGGCAAAATTTCAGACCAGGATATTTTAAAACATAAAGATTGTATTTTTCTTATCACCAGCCCTGAAACAGCCATAAGGTTAGAAAAAGCAGGAGTAAAATTTTTACTTCTCCCCAGAGATAACCTAAAAACTCAGCTTAAACTTTGTTTAAATCGCCTTAACCTTAAACCTGAGCTTAAACTTAACCTTTGTACGTTATGCGGAGGACAACTTATCCCTGTGAACAAAGAAGACTTTAAATCTCTTATACCTGAAAAAGTATATCAACGTTATGAGGAATTCAACTACTGCCCTTCCTGTCAAAAACTTTATTGGGAAGGAGATCACGTAAAAAGGCTTCAAGAAAAGTTTCAAAAACTTATTTCTTAA
- the aspS gene encoding aspartate--tRNA ligase — protein MRLKREVYIGELNKDFIGKEVTVSGWVLRRRDHGGIIFLDLRDRSGLLQVVFEEDIDQEVHNLADSIRIEYVVSVRGKIRKRPEGMENPKISTGDIELVATDVEIHNTSKTPPFPLDEDLSEVSEALRLKYRYLEMRSPEGLTPFIFRHKVNHSIREFLNSRGFLEIETPYLTKSTPEGARDYLVPSRLYPGKFYALPQSPQLFKQILMVAGVDRYYQIVRCFRDEDLRADRQPEFTQLDMEMSFVEEQDVMALIEELMSYIFEKNLGITLSTPFPVITFEKALEEYGTDRPDLRFDLKLQNLSELFKDSSFKVFRGALDAGGVVKGLKAPATFSRKELEDLTKFAQDLGAKGLAWIKYSKNGKTFEEKWNSPIVKFFEPSVLERLVEVFKVEEEQVTFFFVADSKEIANLVLGELRKHIANKLNLIPQGVFTFTWVVDFPLFEWDDEENRLVSVHHPFTHPKEEDLPLLDTDPLKVRARAYDLVLNGIEVGGGSIRIHRKDLQQKIFKLLSISEEEAEEKFGFLLNALEFGAPPHGGIAFGLDRLIMLMLGKKSIREVIAFPKTQRAQCLLTGAPAEVKIEQILELHLLPGWEKKPKTE, from the coding sequence ATGCGGCTAAAAAGAGAGGTTTATATAGGTGAATTAAACAAAGATTTTATAGGAAAAGAAGTTACTGTTTCTGGTTGGGTGCTTAGAAGACGAGACCATGGAGGTATCATCTTTTTAGACTTAAGAGATAGGTCTGGTCTACTTCAGGTAGTTTTTGAAGAAGACATAGACCAAGAGGTACATAACTTAGCTGACTCTATCAGAATAGAGTATGTAGTAAGTGTTAGAGGTAAGATAAGGAAAAGACCAGAAGGAATGGAAAACCCTAAGATTTCTACCGGTGACATAGAGCTCGTAGCTACAGACGTAGAAATACATAACACCTCAAAAACCCCACCCTTCCCGCTTGACGAAGACCTTTCTGAGGTCTCCGAAGCTCTTCGTTTAAAATACCGTTATTTAGAGATGAGAAGTCCTGAAGGTTTAACCCCTTTTATCTTTAGACACAAGGTAAACCATTCCATAAGAGAATTCTTAAACAGTAGAGGTTTTTTAGAGATTGAAACCCCTTACCTAACTAAAAGTACCCCTGAAGGAGCAAGAGACTATCTGGTTCCAAGCCGTCTTTATCCTGGCAAGTTTTATGCCTTACCTCAATCCCCTCAGCTTTTTAAACAGATTTTGATGGTAGCAGGGGTAGACCGGTACTATCAGATTGTAAGATGCTTTAGGGATGAGGACCTTAGGGCAGACAGACAACCAGAGTTTACTCAGCTTGACATGGAGATGTCCTTTGTAGAAGAACAGGACGTGATGGCGCTTATAGAAGAACTTATGAGTTACATTTTTGAAAAGAACCTGGGAATTACCCTTTCAACACCTTTTCCGGTGATAACCTTTGAAAAAGCCTTAGAGGAATATGGTACAGACCGACCTGACCTAAGGTTTGACCTAAAATTACAAAACCTGTCTGAGTTGTTTAAAGATTCTTCTTTTAAAGTCTTTCGAGGTGCTTTAGATGCAGGTGGGGTGGTCAAAGGGTTAAAAGCCCCTGCCACTTTTTCTCGAAAAGAGTTAGAAGATTTGACTAAGTTTGCTCAAGACTTAGGAGCCAAAGGTCTTGCCTGGATCAAATACAGTAAAAACGGAAAAACCTTTGAAGAGAAATGGAACTCCCCTATCGTAAAATTTTTTGAACCCTCTGTTTTAGAACGACTGGTAGAAGTCTTTAAGGTTGAAGAAGAACAAGTTACCTTCTTTTTTGTGGCTGACTCTAAAGAAATTGCTAACTTAGTTTTAGGGGAGCTAAGAAAACATATAGCAAACAAGCTTAACTTAATACCTCAAGGAGTTTTTACCTTCACTTGGGTGGTAGATTTTCCACTTTTTGAATGGGATGATGAAGAAAACAGACTGGTTTCTGTGCACCATCCTTTTACCCATCCTAAAGAAGAAGACCTTCCTCTTTTAGACACAGACCCCCTTAAAGTAAGGGCTAGGGCCTATGACTTGGTTTTAAATGGTATAGAAGTAGGAGGTGGAAGTATTCGTATCCATCGTAAAGACTTACAACAAAAAATCTTTAAACTTTTAAGTATCTCAGAAGAAGAGGCTGAAGAAAAATTTGGGTTCTTGCTTAATGCTTTAGAATTTGGAGCTCCTCCTCATGGTGGAATAGCCTTTGGACTTGACAGATTAATCATGCTTATGCTTGGGAAAAAGAGTATAAGAGAAGTTATAGCCTTTCCGAAAACTCAAAGAGCCCAATGTCTACTTACCGGCGCACCTGCAGAGGTTAAAATAGAACAGATACTGGAACTACATCTTCTTCCTGGATGGGAAAAAAAACCTAAAACAGAATGA
- a CDS encoding TatD family hydrolase, producing MLEFIDSHAHLNLPEFKKDLEDTINRAKQNGVIHCVVVGINPSTNKKALDLHQKYPDFISPALGFHPHEVKKLSEEDYRELEKLLPQAVALGEIGLDWVKEYSPKEMQIKHFERQLAIAKSQQKPVILHLRGEENLWETAIAILKNFLPIRFVSHCFTSGPEIAKKILDLGGYISIPGVVTFPKAEELRAAVKFIPLERMLIETDCPYLTPMPFRGKRNEPAFLPYTAQKIAEIKGLPLEEIAEKVKENTIRFFSLVL from the coding sequence ATGTTAGAGTTTATAGACAGCCATGCTCATCTTAACCTCCCAGAATTTAAAAAAGACTTAGAAGATACCATCAACCGGGCTAAACAAAACGGTGTTATCCATTGTGTGGTAGTAGGGATTAACCCTTCTACCAATAAAAAAGCCTTAGACCTGCATCAAAAATATCCTGACTTTATTTCCCCGGCTCTGGGTTTTCATCCCCATGAGGTAAAAAAACTTTCTGAAGAAGATTACAGGGAATTAGAAAAACTTTTGCCTCAAGCAGTAGCCCTTGGTGAAATCGGACTTGACTGGGTAAAAGAATATTCTCCTAAAGAGATGCAAATCAAACACTTTGAAAGACAACTTGCGATAGCCAAGTCTCAACAAAAACCGGTAATCCTTCATCTTAGAGGTGAAGAAAACCTCTGGGAAACTGCGATAGCTATCCTTAAAAATTTTTTACCTATTAGGTTTGTATCTCATTGTTTTACTTCAGGACCTGAAATAGCTAAAAAAATACTTGATTTAGGGGGTTATATTTCTATTCCAGGGGTGGTGACCTTTCCTAAAGCAGAAGAGCTAAGAGCCGCTGTAAAGTTTATTCCTTTAGAACGAATGCTTATAGAAACGGACTGCCCTTATCTAACCCCTATGCCTTTCAGAGGAAAAAGAAATGAACCCGCTTTTTTACCTTATACCGCTCAAAAAATAGCAGAAATAAAAGGACTCCCTTTAGAGGAAATAGCAGAAAAAGTTAAAGAAAACACTATAAGATTTTTTTCTTTGGTGCTATAA
- a CDS encoding metal ABC transporter permease has protein sequence MTELWLSLGLLKYGLLAGVFLGISFAFTSPFLVLKRNSLFPHALTHILFLAIILISIISEYFPDIFTYPLLEYPIMGLVTLFCTSLVFVLKRTFRLYEDTATSIIASLALGIALILITKTSQYDTRLLSYLFGSLMTVTSKDMFNSLWIACLTLLVFYKYYPLWITQKTDHEIPGVNFKWANFWFLTILTLQVFISIKLMGVLLVSSLFVFTSVLGLKTGNNVKQTIFLTALTNLFSILSGTIVSLVWDIPFSSAVVLCMSFWLLISFILKSWRT, from the coding sequence ATGACTGAACTTTGGTTATCCTTAGGATTGTTAAAATATGGGCTTTTAGCTGGAGTTTTTCTTGGGATTTCCTTTGCCTTTACTTCACCCTTTTTGGTTTTAAAAAGAAACTCCCTCTTCCCACACGCCTTAACCCACATTTTATTCTTAGCTATCATCCTTATTTCTATAATCTCTGAATATTTCCCAGATATTTTTACCTACCCTCTTTTAGAATACCCTATCATGGGGCTGGTAACCCTCTTTTGCACCTCTTTGGTATTTGTTTTAAAGAGAACGTTTAGACTTTATGAAGACACAGCAACTTCTATCATCGCCAGTTTAGCCCTTGGTATAGCTTTAATCCTTATTACCAAAACCTCTCAATATGACACGAGACTCCTTTCCTATCTATTTGGAAGCTTGATGACCGTTACTTCTAAGGATATGTTTAACAGCCTATGGATAGCCTGTCTGACGTTGCTGGTGTTTTATAAATACTATCCTCTATGGATCACCCAGAAGACAGACCATGAAATCCCTGGGGTTAACTTTAAATGGGCTAACTTTTGGTTTCTTACCATCTTAACCCTTCAGGTGTTTATCAGTATCAAACTTATGGGAGTGCTTTTAGTCTCTTCTTTGTTTGTTTTTACTAGTGTTTTAGGGCTAAAAACAGGAAACAACGTAAAACAAACTATCTTTTTAACTGCTTTAACCAACCTTTTTAGCATCTTATCAGGAACAATAGTTTCTCTAGTATGGGACATTCCTTTTTCAAGTGCTGTAGTTCTTTGTATGAGTTTTTGGCTTTTAATCTCTTTTATTCTGAAAAGCTGGAGGACTTAA
- a CDS encoding metal ABC transporter ATP-binding protein, translated as MNQTILKVEHLSFAYDGSLVLNDINFEIEQGDFLAIIGPNGGGKSTLIRCILGFLKPIKGKILWWGKELKNFKEWYKLGYVPQRAGDLIDFLTPLTVKEFLSLPAKWYHKSLDKSYFEEVIHLLGLQNLLNQKLGKLSYGQLQRAYIGRSLILKPEVLILDEPSVGLDFFSQERFYKLLESLHQKGLTILLITHETWLLTKSVNKIACINKNLFFHGNHEEFCTLSQQKDFYSEYHRIEHSHW; from the coding sequence ATGAATCAAACCATATTGAAGGTAGAACATCTTTCGTTTGCCTACGACGGAAGCTTGGTCCTTAACGACATAAACTTTGAGATAGAACAAGGGGATTTTTTAGCCATCATCGGACCTAACGGAGGGGGAAAATCCACTTTAATCAGATGTATTTTGGGGTTCCTAAAACCTATTAAAGGGAAAATCCTTTGGTGGGGGAAAGAACTAAAAAATTTCAAAGAGTGGTATAAGTTAGGATATGTCCCACAAAGAGCTGGAGATTTGATAGATTTTTTAACCCCCCTTACAGTAAAAGAATTTCTATCTTTACCTGCAAAATGGTACCATAAGTCTTTAGATAAAAGTTATTTTGAAGAGGTGATCCATCTTTTAGGTCTCCAAAACCTTTTAAATCAAAAATTAGGGAAACTTTCTTATGGACAGCTCCAGAGAGCTTATATCGGGAGGTCTTTGATCTTAAAGCCAGAGGTATTAATCCTTGATGAACCTTCGGTAGGCTTAGACTTTTTTTCCCAGGAAAGGTTTTATAAGTTATTAGAGAGCTTACATCAAAAAGGGTTAACCATTCTACTCATTACCCATGAAACCTGGTTACTAACCAAATCGGTAAACAAAATAGCCTGTATCAACAAGAATCTCTTTTTCCATGGAAACCATGAAGAGTTTTGTACGTTAAGCCAACAAAAAGATTTCTATTCGGAATATCACCGGATAGAACATTCCCACTGGTAA
- the mazG gene encoding nucleoside triphosphate pyrophosphohydrolase, whose product MKVTKEEASFETLREIVKILRGENGCPWDREQTPQTLKKYLIEETYELIEAIEKEKDEEIREELGDLLFLLIFILYLYEEKNVFSYKDVFYYTAQKMIKRHPHVFGDEVAKTAEEVLKNWQRIKKEEGKSSSVLGNIPKSLPALQRAFRLGERAARVGFDWEKPEEVLNKLSEEAAELKEAIQKGEKEALKEEIGDLLFTIANLSRKLNINPEEALKVALEKFENRFKRLEEVVEKRGLSWKDLNLTQLDQIWEEVKTSV is encoded by the coding sequence ATGAAGGTGACCAAAGAAGAAGCCAGTTTTGAAACCTTAAGAGAAATAGTTAAAATCTTAAGAGGAGAAAATGGATGTCCCTGGGATAGGGAGCAAACTCCTCAGACTTTGAAAAAATACCTTATAGAAGAAACTTATGAATTGATAGAAGCTATAGAAAAGGAAAAAGATGAAGAGATAAGGGAAGAGTTAGGGGATCTTCTTTTTTTGTTGATCTTTATCCTGTATCTTTATGAGGAAAAAAACGTCTTTTCTTATAAAGACGTTTTTTATTATACTGCCCAGAAAATGATAAAAAGACACCCCCATGTATTTGGCGATGAGGTTGCTAAAACAGCAGAAGAGGTGCTCAAAAACTGGCAAAGGATCAAAAAAGAAGAAGGAAAAAGTTCTTCTGTTTTAGGGAACATCCCTAAAAGTTTACCAGCCCTGCAAAGGGCCTTTCGTTTAGGAGAAAGGGCAGCAAGAGTAGGGTTTGACTGGGAAAAACCTGAAGAGGTTTTAAATAAACTTAGCGAAGAAGCTGCAGAGTTAAAAGAAGCTATCCAAAAGGGGGAAAAAGAGGCCTTAAAAGAAGAAATAGGTGACCTTCTCTTTACGATAGCCAATCTCTCTCGCAAGCTAAACATCAACCCTGAAGAAGCTCTTAAGGTGGCTTTAGAAAAGTTTGAAAACCGTTTTAAACGGTTAGAAGAAGTAGTAGAAAAAAGAGGACTTTCTTGGAAGGACCTTAATTTAACCCAACTTGACCAAATCTGGGAAGAGGTAAAAACCTCTGTATGA
- the leuD gene encoding 3-isopropylmalate dehydratase small subunit gives MNTIKGKAWKFGDNIDTDVIIPARYLNTTDPQELAKHCMEDADPEFSKKVNPGDIIVAGKNFGCGSSREHAPIAIKACGISCVIAESFARIFYRNAFNTGLLILECPEASKDIETGDELEVYPEEGKILNLTKNKTYTTKPLPQFMKEILEDGGLIPHIMKRLKQG, from the coding sequence ATGAATACCATAAAAGGTAAAGCCTGGAAGTTTGGAGACAACATAGATACAGACGTTATCATACCTGCAAGATATCTTAACACCACCGATCCACAGGAACTTGCCAAGCATTGTATGGAAGATGCTGACCCAGAGTTTTCTAAAAAAGTAAATCCTGGAGACATAATTGTAGCAGGTAAAAACTTTGGATGTGGCTCATCCAGAGAGCATGCCCCTATAGCGATAAAAGCCTGTGGTATCTCTTGCGTGATAGCTGAAAGTTTTGCCAGGATTTTTTACCGCAACGCATTTAACACTGGGCTTCTTATCCTTGAATGTCCCGAAGCTTCAAAGGATATAGAAACAGGAGATGAGCTTGAGGTCTATCCAGAAGAGGGAAAAATCCTCAATCTAACCAAAAATAAAACCTATACCACCAAACCCTTACCACAGTTTATGAAAGAAATTTTAGAAGACGGAGGGTTAATACCTCATATCATGAAAAGATTAAAACAGGGTTAA